The proteins below are encoded in one region of Rhododendron vialii isolate Sample 1 chromosome 7a, ASM3025357v1:
- the LOC131331975 gene encoding uncharacterized protein LOC131331975 isoform X2 gives MSTSLHPPPSSALSSSLQARLRRFIISSAKPNFNLNPHRSFPQIRASTGFSSSLDAGSTTEWDSVSSYSEIVPDTVIFDDFERFPPTAATVSSSLLLGICSLPDTKFKNAVDMALSDTQCYGQQGSDNKVSCFFNKALVNVGGDLTKLVPGRVSTEVDARLAYDKHGIVSKVHDLLKLYNDINIPPERLLFKIPSTWQGIEASSLLEAEGIQTHLTFVYSFCQAAAAAQAGASVIQIFVGRLRDWARHHSGDPEIEAALKRGEDPGVALVTKAYNYIHKHGYKSKLMAAAVRNKQDIFNLLGVDYIITPLKLLQSLKESVTPPDEKYSFLKRLSPQSAATYSFSDEELVKWDQYSFASAMGPASVQLLAAGLDGYVIQAKRVEELFGKMWPPPNV, from the exons ATGTCAACCTCGCTGCATCCTCCGCCCTCCtcagctctctcctcctctcttcaa GCAAGGTTGAGAAGGTTCATTATTTCCTCCGCCAAACCCAATTTCAACCTCAACCCTCACAGATCGTTTCCTCAAATCCGAGCTTCCACTGGCTTCTCATCTTCTCTGGACGCCG GTTCAACCACCGAGTGGGACTCCGTGTCAAGCTACAGCGAGATCGTACCTGATACTGTCATTTTCGATGATTTCGAGAG GTTTCCTCCAACTGCTGCAACCGTTAGCTCATCTCTTCTGCTCGGTATCTGCAGCCTCCCCGACACGAAATTCAAG AATGCTGTGGATATGGCATTGTCAGATACCCAGTGTTATGGTCAGCAGGGCTCCGATAATAAAGTGTCATGTTTCTTTAACAAG GCTTTAGTGAATGTTGGTGGTGATCTTACAAAGCTAGTCCCTGGCCGAGTTTCAACAGAAGTGGATGCTCGTCTTGCATATGACAAGCATGGCATTGTTAGCAAG GTGCATGACCTGCTGAAATTGTATAATGACATCAACATCCCTCCAGAACGATTGTTGTTTAAAATTCCTTCAACTTGGCAA GGAATAGAAGCATCAAGTTTATTGGAAGCTGAAGGCATACAGACACACTTGACTTTTGTTTACAG CTTTTGCCAAGCTGCAGCTGCAGCTCAAGCTGGTGCCTCTGTAATACAGATTTTTGTTGGCCGCCTTAGG GATTGGGCACGGCACCATTCTGGTGATCCTGAGATAGAAGCTGCTCTTAAAAGAGGGGAAGATCCTGGGGTGGCTTTG GTGACAAAAGCCTATAATTACATTCACAAACATGGGTATAAATCAAAGTTGATGGCAGCAGCTGTGCGGAACAAGCAGGATATTTTCAATCTTCTAGG GGTTGACTATATCATCACCCCATTGAAGTTATTGCAGTCTCTCAAGGAATCTGTCACTCCTCCTGATGAGAAATACTCATTTCTAAAGAGGTTGTCCCCACAATCCGCTGCTACCTATAGCTTCAGTGATGAAGAG CTTGTAAAGTGGGACCAATACAGCTTTGCATCAGCTATGGGCCCGGCCTCCGTGCAACTTCTGGCTGCTGGACTGGACGGCTATGTTATTCAAGCTAAGCGGGTTGAGGAGTTGTTTGGAAAAATGTGGCCACCCCCGAATGTCTAA
- the LOC131331974 gene encoding monocopper oxidase-like protein SKU5, giving the protein MASYILSWFFIYICLFTSLCLADDPFVNYDFVVSYITASPLGVPQQVIAINDKFPGPIVNVTTNNNVVVNVKNKLDEDLLLTWNGIQQRRVSWQDGVLGTTCPIPPKWNWTYQFQVKDQIGSFFYFPSLNFQRASGGFGGFIINNRDIIPIPFATPDGDITILIGDWYTRNHTALRTTLSAGKDLGMPDGVLINGKGPYQYNSTLVPDGIDYETIDVQPGKTYRLRVHNVGVSTSLNFRIQNHNLLLAETEGSYTVQQNYTNLDIHVGQSYSFLVTMDQNASSDYYVVASPRFVNESIWQRVTGVAILHYSNSKGKASGPLPDPPNDQYDKTFSMNQARSIRWNVSASGARPNPQGSFRYGSINVTEVYVLQNKPAVTINGKKRTTLSGISFVNPGTPIRLADQFKVKGAYKLDFPSRPITGPPRMETSVINGTYKGFMEVILQNNDTKMQSYHVDGYAFFVVGMDFGEWTENSRGTYNKWDGIARSTIQVFPGAWTAILISLDNVGVWNVRTDNLDSWYLGQETYVRVVNPEVNNKTEFPMPDNALFCGALSKMQKPQKISSAASIMGSTSQLLFNLVMLISTVISILR; this is encoded by the exons ATGGCTAGCTACATTCTCTCCTGGTTCTTTATCTACATTTGTCTCTTCACGAGCCTCTGTTTGGCTGATGACCCATTTGTCAACTACGATTTCGTTGTCTCTTACATTACTGCCTCTCCTTTGGGTGTTCCCCAACAG GTTATTGCTATTAATGACAAATTTCCAGGGCCTATCGTTAACGTGACTACTAACAACAATGTAGTTGTCAATGTCAAGAACAAACTAGATGAGGACCTTCTCCTGACTTG GAATGGTATTCAACAGAGGCGAGTTTCTTGGCAAGATGGGGTACTCGGCACTACTTGCCCGATTCCTCCCAAGTGGAATTGGACTTACCAATTCCAAGTTAAGGACCAGATTGGGAGTTTCTTTTACTTCCCGTCGCTTAACTTTCAAAGGGCCTCGGGTGGTTTTGGCGGATTTATAATAAATAATAGAGATATTATTCCAATTCCTTTTGCGACTCCAGATGGGGATATAACAATTTTGATTGGTGATTGGTACACTCGGAACCACACA GCTTTGAGGACAACCCTTAGTGCAGGCAAGGATCTTGGGATGCCGGATGGTGTCCTTATCAACGGGAAAGGCCCTTACCAATACAACTCTACACTCGTGCCTGACGGCATTGACTATGAAACAATTGATGTTCAACCAG GGAAAACATATCGTCTTCGTGTACACAACGTGGGGGTGTCAACTAGTTTGAACTTCAGAATTCAGAACCATAACCTGCTTTTAGCGGAGACAGAGGGATCATATACAGTGCAGCAGAATTACACTAACCTAGATATTCATGTTGGACAATCATATTCTTTCTTAGTAACCATGGACCAGAATGCAAGTAGCGATTACTACGTCGTAGCAAGTCCCAGGTTTGTGAATGAATCAATCTGGCAAAGAGTTACTGGTGTGGCCATCTTGCACTACTCAAATTCCAAGGGGAAGGCATCAGGCCCCCTTCCCGACCCACCAAATGACCAATATGACAAAACCTTCTCCATGAACCAGGCCAGATCGATCAG GTGGAATGTGTCCGCCAGTGGTGCTCGCCCCAACCCTCAAGGCTCATTTCGATATGGCTCAATCAATGTGACTGAAGTTTATGTGTTGCAAAACAAGCCAGCGGTGACCATCAATGGGAAGAAGCGAACGACGCTCAGTGGGATCTCATTTGTCAATCCTGGCACACCAATCAGGCTTGCCGACCAATTCAAAGTGAAGGGAGCATACAAGCTTGATTTCCCCAGTAGGCCAATTACTGGACCACCCAGGATGGAGACATCAGTTATAAACGGCACATATAAGGGATTTATGGAAGTTATACTGCAAAACAATGACACAAAGATGCAAAGCTATCATGTGGATGGATATGCCTTTTTTGTGGTTGG GATGGATTTTGGGGAGTGGACGGAGAACAGCAGGGGGACATACAACAAGTGGGATGGTATTGCCCGCAGCACAATACAG GTTTTTCCAGGGGCGTGGACGGCAATCTTAATCTCGCTTGATAATGTTGGAGTCTGGAATGTGAGAACAGATAACCTCGACTCTTGGTATCTTGGTCAGGAAACCTATGTGAGAGTTGTCAATCCAGAGGTGAATAACAAAACGGAGTTCCCCATGCCAGATAATGCTCTCTTTTGTGGTGCCCTCAGTAAAATGCAAAA GCCCCAAAAAATCTCTTCCGCAGCATCAATCATGGGAAGTACATCACAACTCTTATTCAATCTGGTGATGTTGATATCTACAGTGATTTCTATTTTGCGCTAA
- the LOC131331975 gene encoding uncharacterized protein LOC131331975 isoform X1 — translation MSTSLHPPPSSALSSSLQKARLRRFIISSAKPNFNLNPHRSFPQIRASTGFSSSLDAGSTTEWDSVSSYSEIVPDTVIFDDFERFPPTAATVSSSLLLGICSLPDTKFKNAVDMALSDTQCYGQQGSDNKVSCFFNKALVNVGGDLTKLVPGRVSTEVDARLAYDKHGIVSKVHDLLKLYNDINIPPERLLFKIPSTWQGIEASSLLEAEGIQTHLTFVYSFCQAAAAAQAGASVIQIFVGRLRDWARHHSGDPEIEAALKRGEDPGVALVTKAYNYIHKHGYKSKLMAAAVRNKQDIFNLLGVDYIITPLKLLQSLKESVTPPDEKYSFLKRLSPQSAATYSFSDEELVKWDQYSFASAMGPASVQLLAAGLDGYVIQAKRVEELFGKMWPPPNV, via the exons ATGTCAACCTCGCTGCATCCTCCGCCCTCCtcagctctctcctcctctcttcaa AAGGCAAGGTTGAGAAGGTTCATTATTTCCTCCGCCAAACCCAATTTCAACCTCAACCCTCACAGATCGTTTCCTCAAATCCGAGCTTCCACTGGCTTCTCATCTTCTCTGGACGCCG GTTCAACCACCGAGTGGGACTCCGTGTCAAGCTACAGCGAGATCGTACCTGATACTGTCATTTTCGATGATTTCGAGAG GTTTCCTCCAACTGCTGCAACCGTTAGCTCATCTCTTCTGCTCGGTATCTGCAGCCTCCCCGACACGAAATTCAAG AATGCTGTGGATATGGCATTGTCAGATACCCAGTGTTATGGTCAGCAGGGCTCCGATAATAAAGTGTCATGTTTCTTTAACAAG GCTTTAGTGAATGTTGGTGGTGATCTTACAAAGCTAGTCCCTGGCCGAGTTTCAACAGAAGTGGATGCTCGTCTTGCATATGACAAGCATGGCATTGTTAGCAAG GTGCATGACCTGCTGAAATTGTATAATGACATCAACATCCCTCCAGAACGATTGTTGTTTAAAATTCCTTCAACTTGGCAA GGAATAGAAGCATCAAGTTTATTGGAAGCTGAAGGCATACAGACACACTTGACTTTTGTTTACAG CTTTTGCCAAGCTGCAGCTGCAGCTCAAGCTGGTGCCTCTGTAATACAGATTTTTGTTGGCCGCCTTAGG GATTGGGCACGGCACCATTCTGGTGATCCTGAGATAGAAGCTGCTCTTAAAAGAGGGGAAGATCCTGGGGTGGCTTTG GTGACAAAAGCCTATAATTACATTCACAAACATGGGTATAAATCAAAGTTGATGGCAGCAGCTGTGCGGAACAAGCAGGATATTTTCAATCTTCTAGG GGTTGACTATATCATCACCCCATTGAAGTTATTGCAGTCTCTCAAGGAATCTGTCACTCCTCCTGATGAGAAATACTCATTTCTAAAGAGGTTGTCCCCACAATCCGCTGCTACCTATAGCTTCAGTGATGAAGAG CTTGTAAAGTGGGACCAATACAGCTTTGCATCAGCTATGGGCCCGGCCTCCGTGCAACTTCTGGCTGCTGGACTGGACGGCTATGTTATTCAAGCTAAGCGGGTTGAGGAGTTGTTTGGAAAAATGTGGCCACCCCCGAATGTCTAA
- the LOC131331976 gene encoding axial regulator YABBY 1-like: MSSSSSSSSSNLSLDHHQLPPHSSSSDQLCYVHCTLCDTVLAVSVPCTSLFKTVTVRCGHCTNLLPVTMRAGFLVPSSNANQLHLTHSFFSPNPHNLLEEITNPNPNFQINQANPGDFCPPVRGGLDGISRPPVVNRPPEKRQRVPSAYNRFIKEEIQRIKAGNPDISHREAFSAAAKNWAHFPHIHFGLMPDQTVKKTSTVRQQEGDVLMKDGFFASANVGISPY; the protein is encoded by the exons atgtcctcctcctcctcttcatcatcttccaacTTGTCATTGGACCACCATCAGCTCCCTCcccactcctcctcctccgaccAGCTCTGCTACGTCCATTGCACCCTCTGCGACACCGTCCTTGCT GTGAGTGTTCCTTGCACTAGCTTGTTCAAGACCGTCACGGTCCGATGCGGCCACTGCACAAATCTCCTCCCTGTGACCATGCGAGCTGGGTTCCTTGTTCCTTCTTCGAATGCAAATCAGCTTCATCTCACTCACTCTTTCTTCTCTCCTAATCCCCATAATCTTTTG GAGGAGatcacaaaccctaaccctaacttcCAGATCAACCAGGCCAACCCCGGGGATTTTTGCCCACCGGTTCGAGGAGGACTTGATGGGATTTCAAGGCCGCCAGTCGTGAACAGAC CTCCGGAGAAAAGACAGAGAGTCCCCTCCGCCTACAACCGATTCATCAA GGAGGAGATCCAACGAATTAAAGCAGGAAATCCAGATATTAGTCACAGGGAGGCCTTCAGTGCTGCTGCCAAGAAT TGGGCCCACTTTCCACACATTCACTTTGGTCTCATGCCTGATCAGACAGTGAAGAAGACTTCTACCGTGCGTCAACAG GAGGGAGATGTCCTTATGAAAGATGGTTTCTTTGCTTCTGCAAATGTGGGTATCTCTCCTTACTGA